CTCGATGCCGGCCGCGACCGCGGTGCTTTTGCTGTCGCCATCGAAAGCCGAGgggacgggcagcggcgccgtcgtcggccatgacgatggctcctgctcctcgcggTCCTCAAGCTGCACGggcgctccgccgccgccccaaaaGAAGCTgctccgccgtcggcgcggaccggcggacgagcgggcggcggcccccctcctGCGACGGCTGCCATCCCTGCTGCCCTGGTACCACTGCTCCAGGTCCGGGTAAAAGTCCTTGAAGCCGAGggtgacgaggatgccggcggcgaaagcggcggcgagggcggcggaccCGTAGGCCTTGGGGTGGTCGCTCAGAGACATGTTTGTCTTgtgacgatgagggcgatTATATGAGTTCCATAGCCTGAGGATGAttgtggtgatggtgctCAATAGCAGCGGCCTGGGGCATAGTCCGAAGACGGGTGGATGGGCGGTGGTGAGGTTTCGGAATCGGGATCTGATGTCATGAGGGTTCCTGGCCTGTTTGGGAAATCGTGAAAGAAAATACATGGACAAATTCCATGCTAAAAAGGTACCCCTGCTTGGCAGGCGTTTTGCGACACACCCCACCACTCACCCACGCGCACacccgccagcgcccagcgCAGTGCAGGCACCTTCGGATCATTCCACCCCCCGATCGCCGGCCAATAATGGAGCTCCGGCCAGCAATTGCTTGCCGTCCTTCAACCTGCAAGTcgacgcaccaccaccaccacctcctccacctccaccttCAACCGAactggctgctgcccctcgccgagcaagccgcccgccatggactCCCCCGTCGTGGCCCAGCTCTTCCGGCAGCTGTTTCGCCATCGGCCGCGGGGATGTCAGGGCCTGCCGCCCCCAActctcgtcgtccatggacgctcgcctcgccgcagcgcctccgtTTCGGCTGGCGCGCACCACTATCTCCACACGAACGGAcactcctgctcctcccgctCGTACGCGACGAGAGCTTCCCGCGACCGAGGCATGAAGTCCAACGAGAGCCGCTGGCAGCAGCGCACACACATCATGCCCGAGGACAGGAGAGAAGAGTTCGCCGAGTACCCGTACATGTCCATCCAAGACCTCAAGCGGCGCACCGAGCGCCCGCGCAAGGTCAAGATGCTGCTCCGCGACTTCATCGACGGTTCGTCCGCGCTGCCCTCTGCTGCTTTGCCCGTGACGCCCGACTGACCAATGGATCCATTGGGCGGCGACCTGCAGACTCGCTGTACAACCCCTCGTACGGCTACTTCTCTAAGCAGGCAGTCATCTTCAGTCCCGGCGAGCCCTTTGACTTCAATGTCatgcgcgacgagctcgagtTCCAGTCAGAGCTAGGCCGTCGGTATACCGAGTTCGAggatgccctcgacgacgcagaggGCAGCGAGAACCCGACCCGCCAGCTGTGGCACACGCCCACGGAGCTGTTCCGTCCCTTTtacggcgaggccatcgcccgcTACCTCGTCTCCAACTACCGCCTTACCACCTATCCCTACGACGATCTGCTCATCTACGAGatgggcgccggccgcggcaccCTCATGCTCAACATACTCGATTACATCCGCGAGGTCGACCCTCAGGTCTACGCCCGCACCCGCTACAACATCATCGAGATCTCCCCATCCCTTGCCGACCTGCAGAGCCGTCACCTGCTCTCCACCGCCGAGTCGCGCGGCCACCGCGAGCGCGTCGATATCATCAACAAGAGCATCTTCGAGTGGGACCGCTACGAGCCCTCCCcctgcttcttcctcgccatggAGGTTTTTGACAACTTTGCCCACGACGGCATTCGCTACGACATGGCCACCGAGGAACCCCTTCAGGGCCACGTTCTCAtcgacggagacggcgactTCTACGAGTTTTACGTCCACGAGCTCGaccctgtcgccgcccgcttcttccgcgtccgccacgccgccactGGCGGCCAGTATCCCAAACCCTACCACTCCAATCCCGTCCTGCGCTACCTCTCCACCAAGATGCCCTTCGCCGCCAACCTCTCGGACCCCGAGTTCATTCCCACCCGCCTCATGCAGTTCTTCGACGTCCTCGAGAAGTTCTTCCCCGCCCACCGCCTCGTGACGTCCGACTTTGACGCCCTGCCCCAGGCCGTCAGGGGTCTCAACGCCCCCGTCGTGCAGACGCGGTACCAGCGACGCATGGTGCCCGTCACGACGCCCCTGGTAATTCTGGCCCCCTTGCCATCTCCCCCTTTCGTGAATGCTGActgatggcgccggcgcgcacATGCAGGTCCATCAGGGGTACTTTGACATCCTTTTCCCCACCGACTTCCGCATCACCGAGGCCATCTACCGCGCCATCACGGGCAAGCTCACGCGCGTCATGTCTCACGGCGACTTTATGCGCCGCTGGGCCTACGTCGAGGACACGGAGacgcgcagcggcgagaaTCCACTGCTGACGCACTACCGCAACGCCAGCGTCCTCGTGACTGTATGAGTATGCCGACTGTGGGGCTCGCCCGTTGTGGCTATTGGAAGGAAAGTCTGCATGAGTGGTGTGCGCATCAttgctgcggcggtggctgtAACATATATAGACGTGTACATGTACATAGAGAAAGGAACGGCATGACAGGCGAATATACCCCCTTCTGGCTCGGCAATCGCTCGTATACTATTGCCGCCGCTCACCCAGTTGCCACCTGAGCTACACCCGAGCTACAGGGAGGACTCAATCGTGACGTCTATTTCTGTCAACCGAGCCAGACGGCaaacccctcccccttttcgGGTCCTAgtctgcgtcgtcgaccttcAAACTAGTATTTTTCACACTCGCGCCGGAAACATGCCCACCCTAACCGAAGTTGGCATCTAGTTAATTCCCCAAAAAAGCCCAAGATCCATCCACCTATCTAATCAGGCGGCGGGGGGTTGGccgaacgacgacgacgcgatAGACATCCCCCCCTCCAACCGACCTCATCCATCCCAGCTCATGTTACATAAATCCATCCTACAGCTTCAGCTTCTCATCCAGCCacttcgtcgccgtctccacACCGTCGTCAATCTTGTCCGGGTTGGTGCCCTGGCCCTGCCGTGTGGGCTCCTTGCCGCCAgaccggccgccgacaactTCGGACACCGAAGCCGCCCACTTctcggcggtgacgccctGGGACGCGAGATGCTAAACAAGACTGTCAGTAAAAATCCAGGACCAAGTCAATTCGCTGCAGCGGCAAGGGAACGTACCGAGCCGACAAACACGCCATGaaccacggcgccgtcttccttGCTGCCGCCAAAGAGATAGACAGacttctccttgtccttgccctGGAAGTGCTTGATCACCTCCGTTAAGGCCTTGGCGTTGCCGCCAATGGGCAGCCTGCCGACGAACCACTTGGCGTCCTCGTTCTTCTCAAAGTGCTTGAGCACCGTGTCGAGGGCCGTCTTGGTCTCGGCCTTCTGACGCTTCTTCTGCTCGTTGACGACCGACGTGGTAATCTTTTGGAACCGCTGGTTGAACTCATCCTTGGTGAGGGTAGAGATGACCAGCTGGCTCAGTTCTTGCGACACGGCCTTGACCTGAGCCTCCTTCTCGGCACCGAACGGCAACGCCTCGAGCGCATCCAGCGTCTTGGCAAACTCGGCTGCCTCTCGCTGCACCtggtgcgccgcctcgccagtGTAGGCGATGATACGGCGGATACCCTTGGCGATGCCGCtctcctcgacgatgacgaggtccTTGATCAGGCCCGTCTGCTCGACGTGGGTACCGCCGCAGAATTCGACACTATACTCGCGCCATTCTGGCTTCTTCGGGTCCTTGAGCATAGTGTCGACGTCCATGCCAATCGACACAACGCGCACGGGGTTGGGGTATGTCTCGCCAAACACGGCACGGACGCCCTCGATCTGGCGCGCAAGGTCCAGATCAACATCCTTGGAGAAGATCTTATAGTTCTTCCGGATGTCGGCGTTCGACATGTCCTCAATTTTCCTAAGCTCGTCGATCTTGACCTGAGCCTTGTGCGAAAAGTCAAATCGCAGCTTCTCGTTGTCGACCAAAGAGCCCTTCTGGTTGATGTCATCACCCAGCACTTGTCGCAGCGAGTGGTTGAGTACATGCGTGCCGGAATGGTTGTTGCGAATCGGCGACCGCCGGAGTTCGTCGTACTCGCAGATGACCTTGTCGCCGGCCGACAGCTCGCCATACTCAATGTAACCGCTGTGAAGGATATAGCCGCCGTACTCCTGGACGTCCATGACCTTGaactcggcgacgtcgtcgatgacgatTCGGCCGGTGTCGGCAACCTGACCACCAGACTCGGCATAGAAGTTGGTGCTGTCCAGCAGGATGCCGATGGCAGTTTTCGGCTTCAAGTCCTTGGTGGAGTTGTGGAAGGTCTTGCCATCGAAGATGAGCTGCACCTTGCCCGTGCTATCACCCTTGACGAAtttgctgtcgtcgttggtCCGGCTGaccttgcgctgctgctccagctccgcaATCTGGTGCACATCGAGCTTCGCAAACGTCTCCACCgactccttgacggccttgctggcctcacgcgccttctccttggcgacgttcacctcctcctcgtcgatgtCTAGGCCGCGCTCCTCCGCCATCAACTTGGTCAAATCGACCGGGAATCCAAAGGTATCATAGAGCCTCCACACGATGTCACCGTCAAGCTTCTTGACgttgtccttggccgccttggcggcgTACTTTTCGAACTGAGCCTCGCCACGGTCCAGCGTCCGCGAGaacgcctcctcctcttcgtcgagAATCTCCTTGAGATCTACCTGCTTCTTGACCAGCTCGGGGAACTGCTCGCCCATATGATCAACCAACGCAGGCAGGATCttggagaagaaggagccAATCTCGGCGTTGAGGTATTTGCGCGCATATCGCACGCCTCGTCGCAGGATTCGTCGAATAACGtagccgcggccgtcgttgTTGGGCACTGCGCCGTCGGAAATCGCAAACGACAGGGTTCGGATGTGGTCCGCAACGACTCGGTAGGCGGTGTCGATACCGTCtgcgtcgtccttgccgtaCTTGTCGGTGTAGGGCCTGACGCCCGTGACCTCCTGGATCTGCTTGAACAGCGGAGTGAAACAGTCGGTGGCGTAGTTGGACTCGGTGTTCTGCAGCGCAGAGACCAGGCGCTCATAGCCCATGCCAGTGTCGATGTGTTTGGCGGGCAGGGGCTTCAGGCTCTTGTCTTTTTGACGATCGAACTGCATGAAGACAATGTTCCAGATCTCGACGACCATGGGGTCGTCCTCGTTGACGAGGCTCGCCGCGTTGCGTCCGCCGATTTTGTCGTAGTGCACTTCGCTGCAGGGACCGCAAGGACCCTGATCGCCCATCTCCCAGAAGTTATCCTTCATGTTTCCGGGGAGGATGTGGTCCTCGGGGACACCAATGGCCTTCCacagctccttggcctccagATCGGGTTCGAGGTTCAGGGACGGGCTGCCCTCAAAGTATGTGACGTAAAGGCGCGACGGATCCAGTCCGTAGACCTTTGTGAGCAGCTCCCACGacatggcgatggcctccTTCTTGAAGTAGTCGCCGAAGGACCAGTTGCCCAACATCTCGAAGAAGGTATGGTGGTAGCTGTCCTTgccgacatcgtcgaggtcgttgtgcttgccgccggcgcggatgACTTTTTGCGAATCGGCAGCGCGCTTGAGGCTGGCCATGGGGTCCGACTTGCCAATGGTGCCGAGGAAGATGGGCTTGAACTGGTTCATGCCCGCGTTGGTGAAGAGCAGCGTGGGGTCATTGTGGGGGACCACGGAGCCGGAGGGCACTGTCACGAAGGATCAGCATGCGCAGCGGAAAATATAGATGGATGGCGTGCGGCATCAAGAGTCCGGACCGAACGCAAGAGAGCGTGAAAGCCCCGGCTAGGCGTTG
This region of Purpureocillium takamizusanense chromosome 9, complete sequence genomic DNA includes:
- a CDS encoding uncharacterized protein (COG:H~EggNog:ENOG503NUIE), producing MDSPVVAQLFRQLFRHRPRGCQGLPPPTLVVHGRSPRRSASVSAGAHHYLHTNGHSCSSRSYATRASRDRGMKSNESRWQQRTHIMPEDRREEFAEYPYMSIQDLKRRTERPRKVKMLLRDFIDDSLYNPSYGYFSKQAVIFSPGEPFDFNVMRDELEFQSELGRRYTEFEDALDDAEGSENPTRQLWHTPTELFRPFYGEAIARYLVSNYRLTTYPYDDLLIYEMGAGRGTLMLNILDYIREVDPQVYARTRYNIIEISPSLADLQSRHLLSTAESRGHRERVDIINKSIFEWDRYEPSPCFFLAMEVFDNFAHDGIRYDMATEEPLQGHVLIDGDGDFYEFYVHELDPVAARFFRVRHAATGGQYPKPYHSNPVLRYLSTKMPFAANLSDPEFIPTRLMQFFDVLEKFFPAHRLVTSDFDALPQAVRGLNAPVVQTRYQRRMVPVTTPLVILAPLPSPPFVNAD
- a CDS encoding uncharacterized protein (BUSCO:EOG09262DPL~COG:H~EggNog:ENOG503NUIE) — its product is MDSPVVAQLFRQLFRHRPRGCQGLPPPTLVVHGRSPRRSASVSAGAHHYLHTNGHSCSSRSYATRASRDRGMKSNESRWQQRTHIMPEDRREEFAEYPYMSIQDLKRRTERPRKVKMLLRDFIDDSLYNPSYGYFSKQAVIFSPGEPFDFNVMRDELEFQSELGRRYTEFEDALDDAEGSENPTRQLWHTPTELFRPFYGEAIARYLVSNYRLTTYPYDDLLIYEMGAGRGTLMLNILDYIREVDPQVYARTRYNIIEISPSLADLQSRHLLSTAESRGHRERVDIINKSIFEWDRYEPSPCFFLAMEVFDNFAHDGIRYDMATEEPLQGHVLIDGDGDFYEFYVHELDPVAARFFRVRHAATGGQYPKPYHSNPVLRYLSTKMPFAANLSDPEFIPTRLMQFFDVLEKFFPAHRLVTSDFDALPQAVRGLNAPVVQTRYQRRMVPVTTPLVHQGYFDILFPTDFRITEAIYRAITGKLTRVMSHGDFMRRWAYVEDTETRSGENPLLTHYRNASVLVTV
- the ALA1 gene encoding Alanine--tRNA ligase (COG:J~EggNog:ENOG503NUR8~BUSCO:EOG09260HPO) gives rise to the protein MQMQEAAWAATVGAAAGRVLPIVGAGPTAAGCPLVPLTHACRSFYFSSSGSPTAQAPRTRNWHHCYHRFFLLHHPRLPRRRPAPPPPPPPPLPSPRTLPPTTTTTTTITTTPSRILATRVPAISCLRRLYSTAAKMSEIQWPAQKVRKTFFDFFEQRGHAIVPSGSVVPHNDPTLLFTNAGMNQFKPIFLGTIGKSDPMASLKRAADSQKVIRAGGKHNDLDDVGKDSYHHTFFEMLGNWSFGDYFKKEAIAMSWELLTKVYGLDPSRLYVTYFEGSPSLNLEPDLEAKELWKAIGVPEDHILPGNMKDNFWEMGDQGPCGPCSEVHYDKIGGRNAASLVNEDDPMVVEIWNIVFMQFDRQKDKSLKPLPAKHIDTGMGYERLVSALQNTESNYATDCFTPLFKQIQEVTGVRPYTDKYGKDDADGIDTAYRVVADHIRTLSFAISDGAVPNNDGRGYVIRRILRRGVRYARKYLNAEIGSFFSKILPALVDHMGEQFPELVKKQVDLKEILDEEEEAFSRTLDRGEAQFEKYAAKAAKDNVKKLDGDIVWRLYDTFGFPVDLTKLMAEERGLDIDEEEVNVAKEKAREASKAVKESVETFAKLDVHQIAELEQQRKVSRTNDDSKFVKGDSTGKVQLIFDGKTFHNSTKDLKPKTAIGILLDSTNFYAESGGQVADTGRIVIDDVAEFKVMDVQEYGGYILHSGYIEYGELSAGDKVICEYDELRRSPIRNNHSGTHVLNHSLRQVLGDDINQKGSLVDNEKLRFDFSHKAQVKIDELRKIEDMSNADIRKNYKIFSKDVDLDLARQIEGVRAVFGETYPNPVRVVSIGMDVDTMLKDPKKPEWREYSVEFCGGTHVEQTGLIKDLVIVEESGIAKGIRRIIAYTGEAAHQVQREAAEFAKTLDALEALPFGAEKEAQVKAVSQELSQLVISTLTKDEFNQRFQKITTSVVNEQKKRQKAETKTALDTVLKHFEKNEDAKWFVGRLPIGGNAKALTEVIKHFQGKDKEKSVYLFGGSKEDGAVVHGVFVGSHLASQGVTAEKWAASVSEVVGGRSGGKEPTRQGQGTNPDKIDDGVETATKWLDEKLKL